One region of Xyrauchen texanus isolate HMW12.3.18 chromosome 11, RBS_HiC_50CHRs, whole genome shotgun sequence genomic DNA includes:
- the LOC127651779 gene encoding hairy and enhancer of split-related protein helt → MASKMKDRKRTPVSHKVIEKRRRDRINRCLNELGKTVPMALAKQNSGKLEKAEILEMTVQYLRALHSADFPRGREKGELLTEFANYFHYGYHECMKNLVHYLTTVERMETKDTKYARILAFLQSKVVTEPVFGTLGTISPDPTDLLCQLEYQSPSPTEAVFQKSPPGHFTWHSSARSPTLAYPAVSHQHSGYLSPVQGLDHHYMNLIGHSHPNAFSLHNAQHAAL, encoded by the exons ATGGCGTCCAAGATGAAGGATCGCAAG AGAACTCCAGTGTCTCATAAGGTAATTGAGAAAAGAAGAAGAGATCGAATCAACCGATGTCTAAACGAGCTGGGAAAGACAGTTCCAATGGCACTGGCTAAACAG AACTCTGGCAAGCTCGAGAAGGCAGAAATCCTGGAGATGACGGTGCAGTATTTGCGCGCGCTCCACTCCGCAGACTTCCCGCGCGGTAGAGAAAAAG GTGAACTACTGACAGAGTTTGCGAATTACTTCCACTACGGCTATCACGAGTGCATGAAGAACCTAGTGCACTACTTAACCACGGTGGAGCGAATGGAGACCAAAGACACCAAGTACGCACGGATCCTTGCTTTCCTACAGTCCAAAGTCGTTACGGAGCCCGTGTTTGGCACTTTAGGCACCATCTCACCAGACCCTACGGACCTCCTGTGCCAGTTGGAGTATCAGAGTCCAAGCCCCACCGAGGCTGTGTTTCAGAAAAGCCCACCCGGACACTTTACCTGGCACAGCTCGGCGCGGAGCCCCACGCTCGCGTATCCAGCGGTGTCTCATCAGCACAGCGGATACTTATCACCGGTTCAGGGACTAGATCATCATTATATGAACCTCATCGGTCACTCGCATCCCAACGCCTTCAGCTTACACAATGCACAGCACGCTGCTCtgtaa